Proteins from a genomic interval of Paenibacillus sp. FSL R5-0623:
- a CDS encoding beta-L-arabinofuranosidase domain-containing protein translates to MIDTKKGFLGPEHVDLLNGVFQTSQEVGERYLLSLDMDRFLAPCFEAHGLPAQKERYAGWEARTISGHSLGHYLSALAVTYQATGNITLKERLDYAVTELARIQQTTGSGYIGGLSEEPFHMAFRAENIGGFNIGDYWVPWYSVHKIYRGLIDAYKLTGNQQALEVVTRFADWAVEGLLPMTEEQMQSMLQSEHGGMNEVFAHLYGITGKALYLEIANKFTHQLILRPLEHMQDDLQGKHANTQIPKVIGAAEIYNQDHTHESYRTAAEFFWNTTVHHRSYVFGATSISEHYEAKGMESLGIKTGESCCTHNMLHLTKQLFAWNHDSAYMDYYENAIYNHILGTQDPDTGNKTYFASTLQGHYKIYGTHDTAWWCCTGSGMENPGKYAEAIYFEDEQDLYVNLYIASQLDWASQGLSLKLETDFPYSEKVTLTITGGNASAHLRLRVPSWLQQPMTATVNGDTDNPYTRMEPGYLSIDRTWTTGDVITITLPMSLRQYTSRDDAHKVAFLYGPIVLAGALGSEGLPEDTIVDETALNPKTAPVPVIWTEQEDVREWIKVVDADTLTFELSKDVTSTGEAVKLIPFYDVHHEFYTVYWPFNDEGDALEKELNDITIDRVQADGQQDEIGHQLDSNCRGEHHNGSTTDGRKKLHMWREAFGVSGAYFSYQLAVDREATNYLCVAYWGGDHSAFKREGALYDRQFAITVDGTLIGEQRIHMNKIGDVFYVTYDIPEAVTSGKDSVTVMFQAKGDNGCAGKVVEVRTTRSKPESIFS, encoded by the coding sequence ATGATCGATACGAAAAAAGGATTTCTGGGACCGGAACATGTAGATCTGTTAAATGGTGTGTTCCAAACATCACAAGAGGTGGGGGAGCGTTACCTGTTATCGCTGGATATGGATCGATTCCTGGCTCCATGCTTCGAAGCACATGGGTTACCGGCCCAAAAAGAGCGTTACGCGGGTTGGGAGGCACGTACCATCAGTGGACATTCCCTCGGACATTATCTGTCTGCCCTGGCTGTGACGTATCAGGCAACCGGGAATATCACGTTAAAAGAAAGACTGGATTATGCGGTTACCGAACTGGCGAGAATCCAACAGACAACGGGCAGCGGTTATATCGGAGGTTTATCCGAAGAACCTTTCCATATGGCTTTTCGAGCTGAAAATATTGGTGGCTTCAACATTGGGGATTACTGGGTGCCTTGGTACAGCGTACACAAAATCTACCGCGGTCTAATTGACGCTTATAAACTAACGGGGAATCAGCAGGCACTTGAGGTGGTCACGCGATTTGCGGACTGGGCTGTAGAGGGCCTGCTGCCGATGACCGAAGAACAGATGCAGTCGATGCTTCAAAGTGAGCATGGGGGCATGAATGAAGTCTTTGCACATTTGTATGGGATCACGGGCAAAGCCTTATACCTTGAGATCGCCAATAAGTTTACCCATCAATTGATCCTGAGACCCTTGGAACACATGCAGGACGATCTTCAAGGCAAACACGCCAATACTCAGATTCCCAAAGTGATCGGTGCAGCCGAAATCTACAATCAGGACCATACTCATGAGAGTTATCGGACAGCGGCAGAGTTTTTCTGGAACACCACGGTGCATCATCGTTCCTACGTCTTTGGCGCGACGAGCATTTCGGAGCATTACGAAGCAAAGGGTATGGAGAGTCTTGGCATCAAAACAGGAGAGAGCTGCTGTACTCACAACATGTTGCACCTTACCAAGCAACTCTTCGCCTGGAATCACGATAGTGCCTACATGGACTATTATGAAAACGCCATCTATAATCACATCCTCGGCACGCAGGACCCCGATACGGGGAACAAAACGTATTTTGCATCAACGCTGCAAGGCCACTACAAAATCTATGGAACTCACGACACCGCCTGGTGGTGCTGCACAGGATCAGGCATGGAGAACCCGGGCAAATATGCCGAGGCGATCTATTTTGAGGATGAACAGGACCTGTACGTCAACCTGTATATCGCTTCCCAATTGGATTGGGCGTCACAGGGATTATCCCTGAAGCTTGAAACCGACTTTCCTTATTCGGAAAAGGTAACCCTGACGATCACCGGAGGCAACGCCTCGGCTCATCTAAGATTACGTGTGCCCTCATGGCTGCAACAGCCAATGACGGCAACCGTCAACGGGGATACGGATAATCCGTATACACGGATGGAACCAGGCTATCTTTCCATCGACCGTACATGGACAACGGGCGATGTCATCACAATCACACTGCCGATGTCGCTCCGCCAGTACACTTCCCGGGATGATGCCCACAAGGTGGCATTCCTGTACGGCCCAATAGTACTCGCTGGTGCACTAGGAAGCGAGGGTCTTCCCGAGGATACGATTGTGGACGAAACAGCGCTGAATCCCAAGACTGCACCTGTACCTGTGATCTGGACAGAGCAGGAGGATGTACGAGAGTGGATCAAGGTTGTGGATGCAGATACGTTAACTTTTGAACTTAGTAAGGATGTCACTTCCACGGGCGAAGCCGTGAAGCTCATTCCTTTCTATGATGTGCATCATGAATTTTATACCGTTTATTGGCCGTTTAACGATGAAGGTGATGCGCTGGAGAAAGAGTTGAACGATATCACGATCGACAGGGTTCAGGCGGATGGTCAGCAGGATGAGATTGGACATCAACTGGATAGCAACTGCCGTGGTGAGCACCACAACGGTTCAACCACAGATGGCCGTAAAAAGCTGCATATGTGGCGAGAGGCTTTTGGCGTCAGTGGGGCTTACTTCAGTTACCAACTGGCAGTGGATCGTGAAGCAACCAATTATCTATGTGTGGCCTATTGGGGCGGAGATCATTCCGCGTTTAAACGGGAAGGTGCGTTATATGACAGACAATTCGCCATTACCGTGGATGGAACACTCATTGGTGAGCAGCGAATTCACATGAATAAAATTGGCGACGTGTTCTATGTGACCTATGATATTCCTGAGGCGGTTACATCAGGTAAAGACAGCGTTACGGTAATGTTCCAGGCGAAGGGCGACAATGGCTGTGCCGGAAAAGTTGTAGAGGTACGTACCACTCGAAGTAAACCGGAATCCATCTTTTCGTAA
- a CDS encoding Uma2 family endonuclease, whose protein sequence is MHQFIVGELHFSLRTFFQNRKCFVFVAPFDVYFSENEQYDLPDQVVQPDLSVVCSKDQISKSGCHGAPSLIIEVLSPSTALKDFNEKFNLYQKYGVTEYWIVDPGNQTVHVYTLEDGSYQTRHLYTEQETIQSVLYPELEVPLQHLFRLSSHDINI, encoded by the coding sequence ATGCACCAGTTTATTGTGGGTGAGCTGCACTTCTCTTTGCGGACTTTCTTTCAGAATCGGAAATGTTTCGTGTTTGTTGCCCCTTTTGATGTGTATTTTAGCGAAAATGAACAATATGACCTACCAGATCAAGTTGTACAGCCTGATCTATCGGTGGTGTGCTCCAAAGACCAGATATCCAAAAGTGGCTGTCACGGTGCACCTTCTCTAATTATCGAGGTGTTATCGCCTTCGACAGCGTTAAAGGATTTTAACGAAAAATTTAACTTGTATCAGAAATATGGTGTGACCGAATACTGGATTGTTGACCCCGGCAATCAAACCGTCCATGTGTACACGCTGGAGGATGGCAGTTACCAGACCCGTCATCTATATACAGAGCAGGAAACGATTCAATCCGTGTTGTATCCTGAACTGGAGGTTCCGCTTCAGCATTTGTTCAGGTTAAGCTCGCACGACATTAATATATAA
- a CDS encoding VWA domain-containing protein produces the protein MAKKGKFFFISIVMLVLVFGLVYAGITLTSNFGKSTTQVSTENAGKELGKLYTDIAPATAEPVKGQIDLDPVDVAESLPDISKFAIAVENTTNDYVEIFSSTEKSGSGVDGWLTEVGEEFNKANITVGGKQVSVKIRNIASGTATDYIKSGKYMPDAFTPSNELWGEMVEASGVKTEMVSERLVGNVPGIVISKAKYDALVDTYGSVNVKTVTEAIANNELAMGYTDPFASSTGLNFLVTALNTYDNANPLGEKAIEGFEKFQTNVPFTASTTIQMREAAQSGRLDAFVLEYQTYVNTAELKSGYVFTPFGVRHDSPLYALGQLPQNKQEIIQKFAEFVTQAKYQQSAEEFGFNGLQDYKSELATVDGGTLLSAQKVWKEKKNGSKPIAAVFVTDVSGSMDGEPLNRLKESLRKGQKYLGTENSIGLVSYSSGVTVNLPIAKYDTNQQSMFVGTVDSLQAGGGTATFDGIVVAMKMLEDYMAANPNVKPLIFVLSDGETNEGHTLKDIRDLVETYKVPIYTIGYNADIKALESISSINEAASINADTDDVVYKIGNLFNVQM, from the coding sequence ATGGCCAAGAAGGGAAAGTTTTTTTTCATATCGATTGTAATGCTGGTACTTGTATTTGGTCTGGTCTATGCAGGGATTACACTGACGTCGAACTTTGGCAAGTCGACCACACAGGTGAGCACAGAGAATGCAGGTAAGGAACTGGGGAAACTGTATACGGACATTGCACCAGCAACGGCGGAACCGGTCAAAGGACAGATTGATCTCGACCCGGTCGATGTGGCAGAATCACTGCCGGATATCTCCAAATTTGCAATTGCCGTAGAGAATACAACAAATGATTACGTCGAAATCTTCTCTTCCACAGAGAAGTCGGGCAGCGGGGTAGACGGCTGGTTAACCGAGGTGGGTGAGGAGTTCAACAAAGCCAATATTACCGTTGGTGGCAAACAGGTGTCGGTCAAAATTCGCAACATTGCCTCCGGTACGGCTACCGATTATATCAAGTCGGGCAAGTATATGCCGGATGCATTCACACCTTCCAATGAACTGTGGGGCGAAATGGTTGAGGCCAGTGGAGTGAAGACCGAGATGGTATCCGAGCGACTGGTCGGGAATGTTCCGGGTATTGTGATCTCCAAAGCCAAATATGATGCACTGGTTGATACGTATGGCTCCGTTAATGTAAAAACCGTAACCGAAGCCATTGCCAACAATGAACTCGCGATGGGATATACCGATCCATTTGCCAGCTCCACAGGACTGAATTTCCTGGTGACCGCACTGAATACGTATGACAACGCCAACCCGCTTGGCGAGAAGGCTATTGAAGGGTTCGAAAAATTCCAGACGAATGTACCGTTTACAGCGTCGACAACGATTCAGATGCGGGAAGCTGCCCAATCAGGCAGACTGGATGCCTTTGTACTCGAATACCAGACGTATGTGAATACCGCTGAGCTGAAGAGTGGATACGTCTTTACACCATTTGGCGTGAGACATGACAGCCCGCTGTATGCATTGGGACAATTGCCGCAGAACAAACAGGAGATCATCCAAAAGTTTGCGGAATTCGTAACCCAGGCGAAGTACCAACAATCGGCGGAGGAGTTTGGTTTCAACGGGCTACAGGATTACAAATCCGAACTGGCTACCGTGGATGGCGGCACGTTGCTGTCTGCACAGAAAGTATGGAAAGAGAAGAAGAATGGCAGCAAACCGATTGCCGCTGTGTTCGTGACAGACGTGTCCGGAAGTATGGACGGCGAACCGCTTAACCGACTGAAGGAGTCTTTGCGCAAAGGTCAGAAGTACCTGGGCACCGAGAACAGTATTGGCCTGGTTTCTTACTCCAGCGGGGTAACCGTGAATCTGCCGATTGCCAAGTATGATACGAACCAGCAGTCCATGTTTGTCGGAACAGTTGATAGTCTGCAAGCTGGCGGCGGTACAGCGACCTTTGACGGGATCGTGGTAGCAATGAAGATGCTGGAAGATTATATGGCTGCTAATCCAAACGTGAAGCCGTTGATTTTTGTCCTGAGTGATGGAGAGACCAACGAAGGTCATACCCTCAAGGATATCCGGGATCTGGTCGAGACGTACAAAGTACCAATCTATACGATTGGATACAACGCGGACATCAAGGCTTTGGAGAGCATCTCCAGCATTAACGAAGCAGCAAGCATCAATGCCGATACCGACGATGTCGTGTACAAGATCGGAAACCTGTTTAACGTCCAGATGTAA
- a CDS encoding DUF4367 domain-containing protein yields MKTEYNNDQDLRELFHNTPNFKTDLTSSVMHRLQSESKPKERFYVKYKVSLLVLAGMLLTVSSGFAAVKYHSLKNSHGEVVYQEKSISEAPAIANYSDEERKRISIANQAYDKLDKGTAMLIYVASHNPDHQLDMRFTPFIFQNAADLREKVNSSDIKLLDKIEGDYTFEWAEAFMSPITDLKPLTSEEEADIAEKLRQKALASNADYAMMPIEFADDFRHIRSFYKQGDKKIAVTTVNYGVGHGTATSYWDDQLDLIKEKFTVKGTEMIFTKDSDGSPSGINWVDQDAKTGQTYGYTVSVWEGHVTEQELLNLVKMYLN; encoded by the coding sequence GTGAAAACGGAGTACAACAACGATCAGGATCTGAGAGAACTTTTTCATAACACACCGAATTTCAAGACGGATCTGACGAGTAGCGTGATGCACAGGCTACAATCTGAATCCAAACCAAAAGAGAGATTCTACGTGAAATATAAAGTGAGTTTATTGGTGCTGGCTGGCATGCTGCTGACGGTATCGTCTGGTTTTGCAGCAGTGAAGTATCATTCATTGAAGAACAGTCATGGAGAGGTCGTCTATCAGGAAAAATCAATATCAGAGGCTCCTGCTATAGCCAATTATTCAGACGAAGAACGCAAGCGGATCAGCATAGCAAATCAGGCTTATGATAAGTTGGATAAAGGAACCGCCATGCTCATTTATGTCGCATCACACAACCCTGACCATCAATTGGATATGCGTTTTACCCCTTTTATTTTCCAAAATGCAGCAGACCTCCGTGAAAAGGTTAACAGCTCAGATATTAAGCTATTGGATAAAATCGAAGGGGATTACACGTTTGAATGGGCCGAAGCCTTCATGTCACCGATCACGGATTTGAAACCCCTGACCTCGGAAGAAGAGGCCGATATTGCAGAGAAACTACGCCAGAAAGCCCTGGCGTCCAATGCGGACTATGCAATGATGCCGATTGAATTCGCTGACGATTTCCGCCATATCCGCAGCTTTTACAAGCAGGGGGATAAAAAAATAGCGGTGACGACTGTAAATTACGGTGTAGGACATGGAACAGCTACCTCCTACTGGGACGATCAACTTGATCTGATCAAAGAAAAGTTTACCGTGAAGGGCACTGAAATGATCTTTACAAAGGACTCTGATGGCTCTCCTTCAGGAATAAACTGGGTGGACCAGGATGCAAAAACAGGTCAGACCTATGGATATACCGTCTCCGTGTGGGAGGGCCATGTCACGGAACAAGAGCTGCTTAACCTGGTGAAGATGTATCTTAATTAA
- a CDS encoding sigma-70 family RNA polymerase sigma factor: MDYSYIHQIVVEVLKGRTEKFEIIVQRYEKPIFRYCYHMLGHRTEAEDSGQEVFLKAYRSLDKFKPDLSLEAWLYKIAYNQCIDVIRKRKLTRYLPLFYRKDQENAHVDLAIEANYFDEYVLKAMSRLSAEERNLLILRCVEDKSYEEISQILHRNSPSLRKKYERTAAKFRTYYALAKGDDPRENGVQQRSGSERTFS, from the coding sequence ATGGATTATTCATACATACATCAGATCGTTGTTGAGGTGCTAAAAGGGCGGACAGAGAAATTCGAGATCATTGTGCAACGATATGAAAAACCGATCTTTCGCTACTGTTATCACATGCTGGGACACCGCACAGAGGCTGAGGACAGTGGGCAAGAGGTATTTCTCAAAGCCTATCGCTCACTTGACAAGTTTAAACCCGACCTGTCCCTGGAAGCCTGGCTATACAAAATCGCCTATAACCAGTGCATTGATGTCATACGCAAACGAAAGCTAACAAGATACCTTCCCCTCTTCTACCGCAAAGATCAGGAGAATGCACATGTGGATCTGGCAATTGAAGCGAACTATTTCGATGAATATGTGCTGAAGGCGATGTCGAGATTATCCGCTGAGGAACGCAATCTGTTGATTCTAAGATGTGTGGAGGATAAAAGCTATGAGGAGATTAGTCAGATTCTTCATCGGAACAGTCCAAGTCTGCGGAAAAAATATGAGCGTACCGCAGCCAAATTCCGTACCTATTACGCACTGGCGAAAGGAGATGATCCCCGTGAAAACGGAGTACAACAACGATCAGGATCTGAGAGAACTTTTTCATAA